From Ipomoea triloba cultivar NCNSP0323 chromosome 5, ASM357664v1, the proteins below share one genomic window:
- the LOC116018768 gene encoding uncharacterized protein LOC116018768, which translates to MSAMGTCPSPRPSPAVLLRRSQNPNFISYNTAPCFPYVRCTLNPTCATMETQFQGRMFILGMGFVGEFFAADLKSKGWTVTGTCTSAAKKKKLDEMGYDAFVFDAKDPLPEVLDVMKCHSHLLISIPPVPGTGDPMLQHRKLLNNRLKSGDLQWLGYLSSTSVYGDRSGAWVDEEFPARPTTESARARLAAEEGWLQLGLDLEIASQVFRLGGIYGPGRSAVDTILKQGTLSKSQLMRSSKHFTSRIHVADICQALNASIQKPSPGRIYNIVDDDPAPRKEVFRFAESLVEKKWPDSIKQCNLTEDAPSSLGPKGAYNGGEKRVSNGRMKEELGVRLLYPTYKTGLASIVERVACPPLQAD; encoded by the exons ATGTCGGCGATGGGAACTTGCCCGTCGCCGCGCCCATCGCCGGCGGTTCTTCTCCGGCGAAGTCAAAATCCAAATTTCATCTCTTACAACACGGCGCCATGTTTCCCCTACGTGAGATGCACTCTGAACCCCACCTGCGCCACTAtggaaacccaattccaaggcCGAATGTTCATTTTGGGAATGGGTTTCGTCGGAGAGTTTTTCGCTGCAGATTTGAAGAGTAAAGGATG GACTGTAACTGGAACGTGTACTAGCGCTGCCAAGAAGAAGAAACTGGACGAAATGGGATACGATGCATTTGTGTTTGATGCCAAAGATCCATT ACCAGAGGTCCTAGATGTCATGAAATGTCACTCACATCTTCTTATCTCCATTCCGCCTGTTCCCGGCACTGGTGATCCC ATGCTTCAACATAGAAAATTACTTAATAATAGATTGAAAAGTGGTGACCTCCAGTGGCTGGGCTACTTGTCATCAACTA GTGTATATGGAGATCGTAGCGGTGCATGGGTAGATGAAGA ATTTCCAGCAAGGCCTACAACTGAATCGGCCCGAGCTAGATTGGCCGCTGAAGAAGGGTGGTTGCAGTTAGGTCTTGACCTTGAGATCGCTTCACAAGTATTTCGACTTGGTGGTATCTATGGCCCTGGCAGAAG TGCTGTTGATACCATTCTTAAGCAGGGCACCCTTTCAAAGAGTCAGCTCATGAGATCATCTAAGCATTTCACTTCTCGAATTCATGTTGCTGACATTTGCCAAGCGCTCAATGCCAGTATTCAGAAGCCATCTCCCGG TAGGATATACAACATAGTAGATGATGACCCTGCTCCTAGAAAGGAAGTATTTAGATTTGCAGAGAGCTTGGTTGAGAAGAAATGGCCAGACAGCATCAAACAATGTAATCTTACTGAAGATGCTCCATCTTCACTTGGTCCCAAAGGAGCTTATAATGGAGGTGAGAAGAGAGTTTCCAATGGCCGCATGAAAGAAGAACTGGGAGTGAGGCTGCTGTACCCTACATACAAAACCGGGCTGGCAAGCATCGTCGAGCGCGTGGCATGCCCTCCCCTGCAAGCCGACTAA
- the LOC116019092 gene encoding serine/threonine receptor-like kinase NFP isoform X1, protein MKCFQKANQFKTFPGDSHQQASKVTAEIAPSADTTDYSCSADTPASCDTYVTYRARPPYMDLGSISDVMGVSRLSIVKASGLASEGARLFPDQILLVPIKCFCNGSHYFSNVTYQIKKGDNLYTVSTGAFENLTDYHLVEDLNPTLNINNLTIGIEAVFPLVCKCADHSISDKGIQYLITYVWQPFDDASSVSHMFGAYATEVVRENNYRNFTAAICLPVLIPVKFPMILQPPPPSKNSRHRWILVAGLSFAGSLAIVLSLLMMAHMKKRVLARQSSCLEASDLIQTKKDSIDETFEPKAISQDKLLPGVSGYLGKPIVYDLNFIMEATMNLSEQFRIGKSVYRAIIKDQAVAVKKTNDAAEELRILQKVNHANLVKLMGVSSDKEKNFYLVYEYVENGSLDKWLFTKPSSSTSAAAILTWNQRLQIALDVANALQYLHEHTQPSIAHGDIRASNILLDSRFRAKIANFSTSKHAASELAVKADVFAFGVVLLELLSGKKGMQDGGEIVMDPSMKGFYSIDDALSLAALAKACTSEKWSERPRMTDIVFNLSFLTQSTFGMFQSCFASGDAEEPLHILSPVTAR, encoded by the exons ATGAAATGTTTCCAAAAGGCTAACCAATTCAAAACCTTCCCCGGGGATTCGCATCAGCAAG CCTCTAAGGTCACTGCTGAAATAGCACCTTCTGCAGACACCACCGACTACTCGTGCTCTGCTGACACTCCTGCATCGTGTGATACCTATGTCACGTATCGTGCCAGGCCGCCTTATATGGACCTGGGAAGTATATCTGATGTTATGGGAGTCAGCCGGTTAAGTATAGTGAAAGCGAGCGGGCTAGCCTCAGAGGGAGCTCGTTTGTTCCCGGACCAGATCTTGCTGGTGCCCATCAAATGTTTCTGCAATGGATCACACTATTTCTCCAATGTCACCTATCAGATCAAGAAAGGCGACAACTTGTACACAGTTTCAACTGGTGCCTTCGAGAACCTCACGGACTATCATCTCGTGGAAGATTTGAACCCGACGCTGAACATAAACAACTTGACAATTGGCATTGAAGCAGTCTTCCCTTTGGTCTGTAAGTGTGCTGATCACTCAATTTCAGACAAGGGAATTCAGTATCTTATTACTTATGTATGGCAGCCCTTCGATGATGCCTCGAGTGTCAGCCATATGTTTGGAGCATATGCAACCGAGGTTGTTAGAGAAAACAATTACCGAAATTTCACAGCTGCCATCTGTCTTCCAGTGCTGATTCCAGTGAAATTCCCCATGATTCTGCAGCCTCCTCCCCCTTCCAAAAACTCCAGACACAGGTGGATTCTTGTTGCCGGTTTGAGTTTTGCAGGCTCTCTCGCCATTGTTTTATCACTCTTGATGATGGCTCACATGAAAAAGAGAGTGTTGGCGCGCCAGTCTTCTTGCCTCGAAGCCTCTGATCTTATTCAGACAAAGAAAGACTCCATAGATGAGACCTTTGAACCCAAGGCCATTAGTCAAGATAAGCTCCTTCCTGGAGTTTCAGGCTATCTTGGGAAGCCAATAGTGTATGATCTAAACTTCATCATGGAGGCAACGATGAATCTCAGCGAGCAATTCAGGATTGGTAAATCAGTCTACAGGGCGATTATCAAGGACCAGGCTGTTGCTGTCAAGAAAACCAATGATGCAGCAGAGGAACTGAGAATTCTGCAGAAG GTAAACCATGCAAACCTTGTAAAGCTGATGGGTGTCTCATCAGACAAGGAGAAGAACTTCTATCTGGTTTATGAATACGTCGAAAACGGATCACTAGACAAATGGCTGTTCACCAAACCTTCATCCTCAACCTCTGCAGCAGCAATCCTGACATGGAACCAGAGATTACAGATAGCCCTGGATGTCGCCAACGCCCTGCAATACCTACACGAGCACACCCAACCGAGCATCGCCCACGGGGACATCAGAGCCAGCAACATCCTCCTGGACTCAAGATTCAGGGCCAAGATTGCCAATTTCTCCACATCCAAACATGCAGCCAGTGAATTAGCAGTGAAAGCAGACGTTTTCGCCTTCGGGGTCGTGCTCCTGGAGCTGCTGTCAGGGAAGAAGGGCATGCAAGATGGCGGAGAGATTGTGATGGACCCTAGTATGAAAGGCTTTTACTCCATTGATGATGCTTTGAGCTTGGCCGCCTTGGCAAAAGCATGCACTTCAGAGAAGTGGTCTGAAAGACCAAGAATGACAGATATTGTCTTTAACCTCAGCTTCCTCACTCAATCTACGTTTGGGATGTTCCAAAGTTGTTTCGCTTCTGGTGACGCCGAGGAGCCTCTTCACATCTTAAGCCCAGTAACAGCTCGGTAA
- the LOC116019092 gene encoding serine/threonine receptor-like kinase NFP isoform X2, protein MAISIVYLLNIAFLVFAASKVTAEIAPSADTTDYSCSADTPASCDTYVTYRARPPYMDLGSISDVMGVSRLSIVKASGLASEGARLFPDQILLVPIKCFCNGSHYFSNVTYQIKKGDNLYTVSTGAFENLTDYHLVEDLNPTLNINNLTIGIEAVFPLVCKCADHSISDKGIQYLITYVWQPFDDASSVSHMFGAYATEVVRENNYRNFTAAICLPVLIPVKFPMILQPPPPSKNSRHRWILVAGLSFAGSLAIVLSLLMMAHMKKRVLARQSSCLEASDLIQTKKDSIDETFEPKAISQDKLLPGVSGYLGKPIVYDLNFIMEATMNLSEQFRIGKSVYRAIIKDQAVAVKKTNDAAEELRILQKVNHANLVKLMGVSSDKEKNFYLVYEYVENGSLDKWLFTKPSSSTSAAAILTWNQRLQIALDVANALQYLHEHTQPSIAHGDIRASNILLDSRFRAKIANFSTSKHAASELAVKADVFAFGVVLLELLSGKKGMQDGGEIVMDPSMKGFYSIDDALSLAALAKACTSEKWSERPRMTDIVFNLSFLTQSTFGMFQSCFASGDAEEPLHILSPVTAR, encoded by the exons ATGGCTATCTCTATTGTCTACTTGCTGAACATTGCTTTCCTCGTTTTTGCAGCCTCTAAGGTCACTGCTGAAATAGCACCTTCTGCAGACACCACCGACTACTCGTGCTCTGCTGACACTCCTGCATCGTGTGATACCTATGTCACGTATCGTGCCAGGCCGCCTTATATGGACCTGGGAAGTATATCTGATGTTATGGGAGTCAGCCGGTTAAGTATAGTGAAAGCGAGCGGGCTAGCCTCAGAGGGAGCTCGTTTGTTCCCGGACCAGATCTTGCTGGTGCCCATCAAATGTTTCTGCAATGGATCACACTATTTCTCCAATGTCACCTATCAGATCAAGAAAGGCGACAACTTGTACACAGTTTCAACTGGTGCCTTCGAGAACCTCACGGACTATCATCTCGTGGAAGATTTGAACCCGACGCTGAACATAAACAACTTGACAATTGGCATTGAAGCAGTCTTCCCTTTGGTCTGTAAGTGTGCTGATCACTCAATTTCAGACAAGGGAATTCAGTATCTTATTACTTATGTATGGCAGCCCTTCGATGATGCCTCGAGTGTCAGCCATATGTTTGGAGCATATGCAACCGAGGTTGTTAGAGAAAACAATTACCGAAATTTCACAGCTGCCATCTGTCTTCCAGTGCTGATTCCAGTGAAATTCCCCATGATTCTGCAGCCTCCTCCCCCTTCCAAAAACTCCAGACACAGGTGGATTCTTGTTGCCGGTTTGAGTTTTGCAGGCTCTCTCGCCATTGTTTTATCACTCTTGATGATGGCTCACATGAAAAAGAGAGTGTTGGCGCGCCAGTCTTCTTGCCTCGAAGCCTCTGATCTTATTCAGACAAAGAAAGACTCCATAGATGAGACCTTTGAACCCAAGGCCATTAGTCAAGATAAGCTCCTTCCTGGAGTTTCAGGCTATCTTGGGAAGCCAATAGTGTATGATCTAAACTTCATCATGGAGGCAACGATGAATCTCAGCGAGCAATTCAGGATTGGTAAATCAGTCTACAGGGCGATTATCAAGGACCAGGCTGTTGCTGTCAAGAAAACCAATGATGCAGCAGAGGAACTGAGAATTCTGCAGAAG GTAAACCATGCAAACCTTGTAAAGCTGATGGGTGTCTCATCAGACAAGGAGAAGAACTTCTATCTGGTTTATGAATACGTCGAAAACGGATCACTAGACAAATGGCTGTTCACCAAACCTTCATCCTCAACCTCTGCAGCAGCAATCCTGACATGGAACCAGAGATTACAGATAGCCCTGGATGTCGCCAACGCCCTGCAATACCTACACGAGCACACCCAACCGAGCATCGCCCACGGGGACATCAGAGCCAGCAACATCCTCCTGGACTCAAGATTCAGGGCCAAGATTGCCAATTTCTCCACATCCAAACATGCAGCCAGTGAATTAGCAGTGAAAGCAGACGTTTTCGCCTTCGGGGTCGTGCTCCTGGAGCTGCTGTCAGGGAAGAAGGGCATGCAAGATGGCGGAGAGATTGTGATGGACCCTAGTATGAAAGGCTTTTACTCCATTGATGATGCTTTGAGCTTGGCCGCCTTGGCAAAAGCATGCACTTCAGAGAAGTGGTCTGAAAGACCAAGAATGACAGATATTGTCTTTAACCTCAGCTTCCTCACTCAATCTACGTTTGGGATGTTCCAAAGTTGTTTCGCTTCTGGTGACGCCGAGGAGCCTCTTCACATCTTAAGCCCAGTAACAGCTCGGTAA
- the LOC116021260 gene encoding protein DA1-related 1-like translates to MDWLSKIFEGPSYESNHGFWDGQFHGKYEDDTHAWQGTTASVDTQPDFDNEEIDRAIALSIAEEDHKGKKVVDTNPSVEEDEQLAKALQESLNLGSPPKYNDYGKFFSPYPYFDLPGYRICAGCNAEIGRERFLCCIGVLWHPECFRCHVCNLPISDHEFSVSENRPYHKSCYEKNSRPKCDVCNNFIPTNAAGLIEYRAHPFWLQKYCPSHRHDGTPRCCSCERMEPVDTRYLTLDDGRKLCLECLDSAILDTFECQPLYIEIQEFYEGLNMKVKQQIPLLLVERQALNEAMEGEKNGNHNMPETRGVCLSEERTVRTISKRPTIGGFRIIDMFTEPYRLIRQCEVTAILILYGLPRLMTGSILVHEMMHAWLRLQGYPNLSPEVEEGICQVLAHMWLDSEILAGSGSSSDSTSSSSSTSSSTSSKKGKRSQFEKKLGEFFKHQIETDGSVAYGDGFREGNKAVLKYGLRSTLEHIRLTGTFPC, encoded by the exons ATGGATTGGCTGTCCAAGATTTTCGAAGGTCCAAGCTATGAGAGCAATCATGGATTCTGGGATGGGCAATTTCATGGGAAATATGAAGATGACACTCATGCTTGGCAAGGAACTACAGCTTCAGTG GATACACAGCCGGATTTTGATAATGAAGAAATAGACCGTGCAATTGCACTTTCTATCGCAGAAGAAGATCATAAAGGGAAAAAAGTAGTTG ATACCAATCCCAGTGTGGAGGAAGATGAACAGCTCGCCAAGGCTCTTCAGGAAAGTTTAAATCTGGGATCTCCACCAAAGTATAATGATTATGGAAAGTTCTTTTCCCCATATCCGTACTTCGATCTACCTGGGTACAGGATCTGTGCTGGTTGCAATGCTGAAATTGGCCGTGAACGGTTTTTGTGCTGCATTGGAGTTTTGTGGCATCCGGAATGCTTCCGATGCCATGTTTGCAACCTTCCAATTTCTGACCACGAG TTTTCAGTGTCTGAGAATCGGCCATACCACAAATCTTGCTACGAGAAGAACTCTCGCCCGAAATGTGATGTTTGCAACAACTTT ATTCCTACAAATGCGGCTGGTCTCATTGAATATCGAGCACATCCTTTCTGGCTTCAAAAGTACTGCCCATCACACAGGCACGATGGGACTCCCCGCTGCTGCAGCTGTGAGAGAATGGAG CCAGTAGACACCAGATATTTGACGCTTGATGATGGGAGGAAGCTGTGTCTCGAGTGTCTGGATTCTGCGATATTGGATACTTTTGAGTGCCAGCCGCTTTATATTGAAATTCAAGAATTCTACGAGGGACTAAACATGAAAGTAAAGCAGCAAATTCCATTGCTCTTAGTTGAGAGGCAAGCGCTAAATGAAGCCATGGAAGGAGAAAAGAAT GGCAATCATAACATGCCCGAGACTAGAGGAGTTTGCTTGTCGGAGGAACGAACAGTTAGAACT ATTTCAAAGCGGCCAACAATTGGAGGTTTTCGAATCATAGATATGTTCACGGAGCCATATAGGCTAATTCGCCAATGTGAAGTGACAGCAATTCTCATCTTATACGGTCTTCCAAG GTTAATGACTGGTTCTATCCTGGTACATGAGATGATGCATGCATGGTTGCGGCTTCAAG GTTATCCCAATCTTAGCCCCGAAGTCGAAGAAGGTATCTGCCAAGTCCTAGCTCACATGTGGTTGGATTCTGAAATTTTAGCTGGTTCTGGTAGTAGTTCTGATTCAACTTCATCTTCGTCATCGACATCTTCATCCACTTCTTCAAAGAAGGGAAAGCGGTCTCAGTTTGAGAAAAAACTCGGTGAATTCTTCAAGCACCAGATAGAAACAGATGGCTCTGTGGCTTATGGTGATGGGTTCAGAGAAGGTAACAAGGCTGTGCTGAAATATGGCCTAAGGAGTACACTTGAACACATCCGGTTAACCGGAACGTTCCCCTGCTAA